The genomic segment TACCGCCAAACTGTTCCATGGGAGCATAGCCATAAGTCCCCACGACTGTAAAGGTGGCTCCCTCTTGTGCCGCTCGGTCTTGCACGGCTCCAAAATCCACCAAATAGACTTGCTGATCTTCACCCCAGATTAAATTACTCGGCTTAATGTCCCGATGGAGTACGGGCGGATTTAACCCATGCAGATAAATCAGAATCTCTAAAACATCGATCGCGATTTGGCGAACTTGCTGTTCTGAAAAGCGTTTCCCCTGATTGAGCAACTCCTTGAGAGAGACACCAGGGATATAGTGATGCACCAAACCAAACCACAGCAAACGGTCATCAATCGAGAAATAATCGCGGTATTGGGGAATGCGAGGATGATTGAGCTGCTTGAGAACCTGTGCTTCCCGTTCAAAGAGTTTCAAATCATCCCATTGCACCTCGCCGCCAAAGGGCAATAGCTTGACAATTACGGATTCAGATGATATGGATTGCAAGTCATCCGCCAGCCAAGTTTGACGTCCTACATTTTGTCCTAATTGTTGTTTGAGCTGATAGCGCTCCTGTAAAACCTGTTCCGCTTGCAGCATCTGATTCTTGCATCCTTATCCTTATCCCTAATCATTAGTCCAGCGTGATTCGTACTGATTCCGTAAGTAAATGACTCAGAATTCATCAATTTTGTGTAAAGCGAAGCCGTATTTGGCTTCATAAAGCCTCAAGCAACGTGACTATTCCGAGCGCTGACAGACTGCCCCAAAAACACATGCCAGCAACCACCCAGCGTCGTTGATGGGCTTTGAATTGTTCAATACTCCGCCATCTTCGGCTTTTCCAAGCCCACTCATTGCCTTTAGCACCCAGTGCTAGTGCCATGATCAACTGGCAATTGGGGACATAGGAGAAAAGGCCGATCCAAACTTGATTGGTGAATGGCCAAAACCAAGGCATCAAAAAAGCGCCCCAATTCCAGCCTTTGATTTCATTGGGTACAGGTACCGCAGAATCCAAGATATTGCCATGTCCTGAATTATTCAATACCTGTCGTTCTATTGTTGAGTTGTCTTTGGTGATGCTGGGCGTTAAAGCGGATTCCAACGCCGAAAGAGCCTGAGCCGCACTCTTAAAACGTTGCTCAGGAGCAGGTTCAGTCAGCGTTTTGAGCCAGTTCACGACCTTAGGCGTCAGGGTCACTTGCTCTTCAAAACAAATACGCAGGTTTCGCTGTGGTAAATCAACGGGCGCAGTCCCTGTGAGCAAATGAATTAACGTCACTCCCAGAGCATAAAGGTCAGACGCGGGTACCGCCCTACCGGAAAACTGTTCCATTGGGGCATAACCGTAGGTTCCCACCACGGTAAACGTGGCTCCCTCTCTCGCGCCTCGATCCTGCACTGCCCCGAAATCTACCAAATAAATGCGATCGTCCTCACCCCAAATAAGGTTGCTGGGTTTGATATCACGATGCAACACGGCAGGATTTAGCTGATGGAGAAATTCTAGAATTGCCAGAACATCAACAGCAATGATGTAAACGATTTCGTCTTCGGTAAAGTATTTGCCTTGATTGAGTTGTTCCTTAAGAGAGATGCCAGGAATATATTCTTGCACTAACCCAAACCACAGCGATCGCTCATCAATGGAAAAGTAGTCGCGATATTTGGGAATTCGGGGATGGTTGAGTTGTTTGAGAACCTGTGCTTCTCGCTCAAATAGTTTCAAATCATCCCACTGCACCTCACCCCCAAAGGTCAGAAGTTTGACAATCACCGATTCAGGGGGTGAGACTCCAATATCTTCCGCCAGCCAGGTTTGACGCCCCACATTTTGCCCTAGTTTGCGCTTGAGTTGGTAGCGCTCATTTAAGATTTGTTCCGCTTGCAACATCTGGGTTGATTCCTTTGAAGCCCAACTTTTCTAATCCTAGCTGACAGGAATTGATTCAGTTATTCAAACTAAAATAAACTGAAAAGTGTATAGAGTGCAGGAATCCAAACCATAGGGATTCCAATGAAAAGACCGGCTTTCGTCCACGCTTTCTGATGGTCTTTAAATTGTTCAATACTGTACCATCTTCTACTTTTCCATGCCCACTCATTCCCTTTAGCGGCTAATACAAATCCCATGACCGTACCAAGGATGGGGACAAAGGCGAACAGACCAATCCAAACTTGATTGGTGATCGCCCAAATATGAGGTAAGAAAAAAGCGCCCCAATTCCAGCCTTGAATTTCATCCGGGATAGGCACAGAATTATCAAACAGATTCCCCTGTCCGGAATTATTATTCACTATAGTAGAGGCCGTTGTCTGAAGACCAAATTCCGCCGAAATGTCTCTACCATTCGGATGCGGGTTGAGTTCCCTACCGGATTTCAACGCAGAGAGTGCCTCCGTCGCACTCTTAAAACGTTTCTCAGGAGCGGGTTCAGTCAGTTTCTTAATCCAGTTCATCACCCTAGGATTCAGGGTTACTCGGTCTTCAAAACAAATGCACAAGTTCCGTTGGGGCAAGTCACCCGGTGCCGTCCCAGTTAGGAGATGAATTAACGTCGCCCCCAAGGCATAAAGGTCGGAAGCGGGTATGGCTCTACCCCCAAACTGTTCCATCGGTGCATAGCCGTAGGTTCCCACAACCGTAAACGTCGCTCCCTCTTTTGCCGCGCGGTCTTGCACTGCGCCAAAATCCACCAAGTAAACCTCATCGTCCTCACCCCAGATCAAATTGCTGGGTTTGATGTCTCGATGCAGTACGGCGGGATTGAGTTGGTGGAGAAACTCCAGGATTTTCAGGATATCGACTGCAATCTTATGAATTTGCTTTTGGCTAAAGCGTTTACCTTGATTTAGCTGTTCCTTAAGGGAGATGCCAGGGATATATTCTTGTACTAATCCAAACCACAGCGATCGCTCATCAATCGAAAAGTAGTCGCGATACTTGGGAATTCGGGGATGGTTGAGCTGTTTGAGAACCTGTGCTTCCCGCTCAAATAGTTTCAAATCATCCCACTGCACTTCACCCCCAAAGGCCAAAAGTTTGACAACTACCAATTCAGTGGGTGAAACTCCAATATCCTCAGCCAGCCAGGTTTGACGCCCTGCATTTTGTCCGAGTTTACGTTTGAGTTGATAACGCTCATTTAAGATTTGTTCCGCTTGCAGCATCTCGCCCTTGATTCCTCACAAGCCTATTCACTCTACTCTAGCCAGAACTCCATTTTTGTACCTGAAAAAATCGGCTGGGCAGGGTTGGCAAGCTGAAGCGGCAATATAGCAAAAGGCAGAAGGCAAACCGGAGATGAGAGTGAGGACAGAAGGCAGAAGGGTTTATTACTGGTAAGTGGTCGCCAGAGCCGTTAAAGAAAATCCTAACCTTTATGGCGACTATGGCGACAGCTATAGCATTCACTTCAATCCATGCAAAATCCCCCCTGATTCAGGGGGGATTTGAAGAGGCGTTAGAGGTTAAGGTTTGCCGAACAGGCGCTTTACAGCCACCTGAATCGGTTATCGTTCACAACGAGCCGAAAAAAGGTGGATACCCTTTGGCTCCAGCTACGCTCGACTTAAACTGTGGGCATGACCGTTGTGTGTAAAACGCTCTGCCAAAATTTGCTCATACACAGCCTCGTAACCCTCAGTCATGTGCTCCACACTGAAATACTTCAGGACATGATCCCGGCAAGTCTTACGGCTCAACTGAGTGGCGGGTGCGATCGCCGCTATACACTCTTCAACTGTTTCACACAAAAAGCCAGTTTGACCGTGGGCAATCACCTCTGGTGTTGAACCCATCTTCATCGCAATCACTGGCGTTCCCGTTGCCATTGATTCAATCATCACCAAGCCGAAGGGTTCGCGCCAGGTAATTGGGAATAGGGTTGCGGCTGCGCCTCCGAGCAAGTCACATTTTTGTTCGTGGGTTGCTTCTCCTAAATACTCAATCTGTTTGCCGTCAATCAGAGGCTTGATTTCTTGCTCGTAAAATTTCACATCGACGGCATCCACCTTACCTGCCATCTTCAAATGCCAGCCAGAACGTTTGGCAATTTCGATCGCTAATTGTGGCCCTTTCTCCGGAGAAATCCGTCCCACAAAGGCTAAGTATGGGGGGTCTTGGGGTTCTGGGTAAAAGTCGTATTGGCTCGTGTCAATCCCATTATGAACGGTTGCCACGTAGTTCAGATTTAATCTTGGCTCCCGCTGAGCGTCGGAAATACTGATGTAGGGTTGTTTCCGGGCGTGGGTGAACAGTTTTTCGTTATCAGGGGTAAAAATGCCGTGTAGGGTGTGGACGGTGGGCGTTTTTACCAAATTTCCATAGGGCAAAGCTGCACAGCCCATATGGGAGTGGATGATATCAAACTCAGACGCCATCTCGTAAACCCGACTCATTTGCAGCATCTCGTAGATACCGAATTCCTTGATTGTGGGGTCGAGACGCAACGCTTGGGGGTGAACCGATTCAAGTTTCGCTAGAGAAATCGAATCCCCAGAAGCAAATAAGGTGACTTCGTGTCCGCGTCTGACGAGTTCATCCGAGAGCAATCCGACCACTAGTTCAATGCCGCCATAGGCTGGAGGAGGAACTCGCTCCCACAATGGCGCAACTTGTGCAATCCGCATTATCAAACTCCTGTTGTTATCAGTCGGGTTATTCTCTGCCTAGAGAATAATGAACAGTACTCTGACTCCCTTAATCATCCGCACTGAGACGGAAATTACGAACACCTTATTCTTTCCCCAAAGGTTTAGCAATACGGGAAACCGAAAAGGAGACCGTTCGGTCAACTCTACCTCCGGGTTGATTGCACAGCCAAAATGTCTTCCCATGAATACCCTCTAGCGTCCAGTCTTTCATCCCAGTTGTGCTCAGGGCACAACCGTCGCAGACTCCCCTGATTTAAAATGTTTCAGGCATAAGGTAGATTCTCTTTGCTCATCCAGACAGATATAAAAACTAGCAGAGCAATTTTGCTCCATATTTTAATTGGCTTCCAAGCGTATGCCACTAACCCATTAGAGAAAGAATCTTTATCTAGAGCAATCCAGCTTTTTAAAAAATCTTTGGCTACACGAGGGAGGAACTCAAAAGATGAGTGAGACTGAACAGGTACACTTAGAGTTACAGGCAGCTAATGCTCAACTCAAAAAGCAGGTCACTGAGCAAGCTGCCGAACTAATGAAAACCCAAAGACTTCTCAAACAAGAAATAGCTGAACGTCATAAGGTACAAAAGTCACTCATAACCCAGAACGAGTTAATCCGCAATTTAATTAATTTCTATCCAAATACTATTCTCACTCAAGGTAGTTTTGCCGTCGTGACTGATGCCAATACCCTGGAAGCAATGGAGTCAGAACTGCAACAGACAAAAGAGCAACTTCGGGCAGTTTTAGATGCCATGCCAGGTTTTGTTTGTTGGGTTGGTTCTGATGGGAAATACCTAGGGGTTAACCAGTATATGGCTAATACCTTCAATTTACCTCCAGATGCTTTTGTTGGTCAAGAACTGAGTTTTCTCAAAAATAGCCCTGAGTTTGCTCAATTTATGACTCAGTTCCTCGCCGACTCTGCCCCAACAGGTCACCACGTCGTTGAAGCAAAAGTCAATACCGCGACCCGACATTATTTGATTGCCACTCAAAAGTACCATCAGAATTCCCTTGCTGTTTCAGTGGGAATTGATATTACAGAACGTAAACTGGCAGAAGCCCAAATTCAAGCGTCGCTACGGGAAAAAGAAGTCTTACTTCAAGAAATTCACCATCGAGTTAAAAATAACTTACAGGTAATTTCCAGCCTGCTCGACTTACAATCTCAGCAAATTGAAGAATTCACGATGCTAGAGGTGTTTCGAGAGAGTCAAAATCGCGTTAAATCAATGGCTCTCGTTCATGAAAAACTGTATCAATCTAAGAACTTTGCCAAAATTAATTTTGCTGAGTATACTGAAAGCTTGGTTAAATATTTGTTCAAAGCCTACGGATTAAATTCAGGCAATATCACCTTAAAACTAAATATTGATGAAGTTAATCTCAATATTGACACCGCAATTCCTTGCGGGTTAATTATTAACGAGTTAGTCTCTAATGCACTCAAGTATGCTTTCCCCGATAACCAAAGGGGGACAATCAGTATCTCTCTACACTCTGGGCATCACCAGCATTTGACCTTGATCGTCAAAGATGATGGCGTGGGTTTACCTATGGATTGGGACTTAAAAAATGTTAAGTCTTTAGGACTTCAGTTAGTGAAAGTTCTGACAAAACAATTGAAAGGCACAATTGAAATTGATCGAAATAGAGGCAGTCAGTTTCGAGTCGATTTATCAGAGAGTCGAAGTTCAGAAGCTTAAAAGGAGAATTGTGAGAGCTAGACTGTTAATTGTTGAGGATGAAGGAATTGTTGCCCTGAATATTCAAAGGAGATTGGAAGGGCTAGGTTATAATGTCGTGGCAAATGTGGCTTCGGGAGAAGAAGTGATTGCTGTAGTTGAAGAAACTCGCCCCGAATTGGTTTTGATGGATATTAAACTCGAAGGAAAAGTTGATGGAATTGAAGCCGCTGCACAAATTCGTACTCAATTCCAAATACCCGTTGTATATCTAACTGCTTACACCAATGAAGAAA from the Microcoleus sp. AS-A8 genome contains:
- a CDS encoding glycosyltransferase family 4 protein — encoded protein: MRIAQVAPLWERVPPPAYGGIELVVGLLSDELVRRGHEVTLFASGDSISLAKLESVHPQALRLDPTIKEFGIYEMLQMSRVYEMASEFDIIHSHMGCAALPYGNLVKTPTVHTLHGIFTPDNEKLFTHARKQPYISISDAQREPRLNLNYVATVHNGIDTSQYDFYPEPQDPPYLAFVGRISPEKGPQLAIEIAKRSGWHLKMAGKVDAVDVKFYEQEIKPLIDGKQIEYLGEATHEQKCDLLGGAAATLFPITWREPFGLVMIESMATGTPVIAMKMGSTPEVIAHGQTGFLCETVEECIAAIAPATQLSRKTCRDHVLKYFSVEHMTEGYEAVYEQILAERFTHNGHAHSLSRA
- a CDS encoding ATP-binding protein; the protein is MSETEQVHLELQAANAQLKKQVTEQAAELMKTQRLLKQEIAERHKVQKSLITQNELIRNLINFYPNTILTQGSFAVVTDANTLEAMESELQQTKEQLRAVLDAMPGFVCWVGSDGKYLGVNQYMANTFNLPPDAFVGQELSFLKNSPEFAQFMTQFLADSAPTGHHVVEAKVNTATRHYLIATQKYHQNSLAVSVGIDITERKLAEAQIQASLREKEVLLQEIHHRVKNNLQVISSLLDLQSQQIEEFTMLEVFRESQNRVKSMALVHEKLYQSKNFAKINFAEYTESLVKYLFKAYGLNSGNITLKLNIDEVNLNIDTAIPCGLIINELVSNALKYAFPDNQRGTISISLHSGHHQHLTLIVKDDGVGLPMDWDLKNVKSLGLQLVKVLTKQLKGTIEIDRNRGSQFRVDLSESRSSEA
- a CDS encoding serine/threonine protein kinase, coding for MLQAEQILNERYQLKRKLGQNAGRQTWLAEDIGVSPTELVVVKLLAFGGEVQWDDLKLFEREAQVLKQLNHPRIPKYRDYFSIDERSLWFGLVQEYIPGISLKEQLNQGKRFSQKQIHKIAVDILKILEFLHQLNPAVLHRDIKPSNLIWGEDDEVYLVDFGAVQDRAAKEGATFTVVGTYGYAPMEQFGGRAIPASDLYALGATLIHLLTGTAPGDLPQRNLCICFEDRVTLNPRVMNWIKKLTEPAPEKRFKSATEALSALKSGRELNPHPNGRDISAEFGLQTTASTIVNNNSGQGNLFDNSVPIPDEIQGWNWGAFFLPHIWAITNQVWIGLFAFVPILGTVMGFVLAAKGNEWAWKSRRWYSIEQFKDHQKAWTKAGLFIGIPMVWIPALYTLFSLF
- a CDS encoding serine/threonine protein kinase; its protein translation is MLQAEQILNERYQLKRKLGQNVGRQTWLAEDIGVSPPESVIVKLLTFGGEVQWDDLKLFEREAQVLKQLNHPRIPKYRDYFSIDERSLWFGLVQEYIPGISLKEQLNQGKYFTEDEIVYIIAVDVLAILEFLHQLNPAVLHRDIKPSNLIWGEDDRIYLVDFGAVQDRGAREGATFTVVGTYGYAPMEQFSGRAVPASDLYALGVTLIHLLTGTAPVDLPQRNLRICFEEQVTLTPKVVNWLKTLTEPAPEQRFKSAAQALSALESALTPSITKDNSTIERQVLNNSGHGNILDSAVPVPNEIKGWNWGAFLMPWFWPFTNQVWIGLFSYVPNCQLIMALALGAKGNEWAWKSRRWRSIEQFKAHQRRWVVAGMCFWGSLSALGIVTLLEAL